A window from Fretibacterium sp. OH1220_COT-178 encodes these proteins:
- a CDS encoding tetratricopeptide repeat protein has protein sequence MRRDLEEWLKGKTTTLRGLETADNNNVGLPVIRLHSSSETPFRPTPEGSLALLPHDVRPPSELGEGTAFNEVSLSPPSREEGALAHDPASIPSVPERETVEAAAPFVKEAAPEPDVVAPESPEVPSRSGEGPVRGFGAEPPLPPLSEPAPSPSEDPAEETREEESMLPSPSGEALEAGEATTPPSEDIPRTPSEEDAPPDPLLLRGDEGSEEERDIRLAQHLRKVTQQRHSKIMQRVLSPRHRSRIFVLCAFAILILGALFVLYGHMQRNSLGNIAKEARQFYDQGRYDKAMELYQRGFDRYPNSEEVLLGLARSSEAAGHPDQALTVWRLHLDRLSGEDSENRGRALYEIGRLYAATKDPDKAIAHLMQSASLVPISYNTHFALGRLLEERGRPVEALDAYRRALDVRPSSNEALGAVKRVAGLMPDAKPVEPKNPLQDYEKHLEVGTVALNLKRYDDAAAYFLKALALRSDDERPWLGLAGAYQGDGKAAEALKLLRDAEKNVAESVTFKAKIDELEQALKKSPPPKKRKRATPK, from the coding sequence TTGAGACGGGATCTTGAGGAATGGCTGAAAGGGAAAACGACGACGCTGAGGGGACTGGAAACGGCCGACAATAATAATGTCGGGCTGCCTGTGATCCGTCTCCATTCCTCCTCCGAGACGCCGTTCAGACCCACCCCCGAGGGCTCCTTGGCCCTCCTTCCGCACGACGTCCGTCCCCCATCCGAACTCGGGGAGGGCACCGCTTTCAACGAGGTTTCCCTTTCCCCTCCCTCTCGGGAGGAGGGCGCGCTTGCGCACGATCCCGCAAGCATCCCGTCCGTACCCGAGCGGGAGACCGTCGAAGCTGCGGCCCCGTTCGTGAAGGAGGCCGCTCCCGAGCCCGACGTGGTTGCGCCCGAGTCCCCTGAGGTCCCTTCCCGATCCGGAGAGGGGCCGGTGAGGGGTTTCGGCGCGGAGCCTCCGCTCCCTCCCCTCTCCGAGCCCGCACCCTCTCCATCCGAGGATCCGGCCGAAGAGACGCGGGAGGAGGAGAGCATGCTCCCTTCCCCCTCCGGGGAGGCGCTCGAGGCCGGGGAGGCGACGACGCCCCCCTCGGAGGACATTCCACGAACGCCCTCCGAGGAGGATGCGCCCCCCGACCCGCTCCTCCTCAGAGGGGACGAGGGATCCGAGGAGGAGCGCGATATCCGCCTCGCCCAACATCTGCGCAAAGTCACCCAGCAAAGGCACTCGAAAATCATGCAACGTGTTCTGTCCCCTCGACACCGATCGAGAATTTTTGTGCTTTGCGCCTTCGCGATCCTCATTCTCGGGGCGCTTTTTGTCCTCTATGGGCACATGCAGCGGAACTCCCTGGGCAACATCGCCAAAGAGGCCCGGCAATTCTACGACCAGGGGCGCTACGACAAGGCCATGGAGCTCTACCAGAGGGGTTTCGACCGCTATCCGAATTCGGAGGAGGTCCTGCTGGGACTGGCCCGTTCCTCGGAGGCCGCCGGGCATCCCGATCAGGCGCTCACGGTCTGGCGTCTTCACCTCGATCGTCTTTCCGGGGAGGACAGCGAGAATCGGGGCCGGGCGCTCTACGAGATCGGCCGCCTGTACGCCGCGACCAAGGATCCCGACAAGGCCATCGCGCACCTGATGCAGTCGGCGAGTCTGGTCCCCATCAGCTACAACACGCATTTTGCCCTGGGGCGCCTCCTCGAGGAACGCGGCAGGCCCGTGGAAGCGCTGGACGCCTACCGCCGTGCGCTGGACGTCCGGCCCTCCTCGAACGAGGCCCTGGGCGCGGTGAAACGCGTCGCGGGACTGATGCCCGATGCAAAACCGGTTGAGCCCAAAAATCCGCTTCAGGACTACGAGAAGCATCTGGAGGTCGGGACCGTCGCCCTGAACCTGAAGCGTTACGACGACGCCGCCGCCTATTTCTTGAAGGCCCTCGCCCTTCGGAGCGACGACGAGCGCCCCTGGCTCGGCCTGGCCGGAGCGTATCAGGGCGACGGAAAGGCCGCCGAAGCGCTGAAACTGCTGCGCGACGCCGAAAAGAACGTTGCGGAGAGCGTCACCTTCAAGGCCAAGATCGACGAGTTGGAGCAGGCCCTGAAAAAGTCCCCG
- a CDS encoding histidine phosphatase family protein, giving the protein MSKGFRRRRIVLVRHGMTDWNRDYRFQGRTDVPLNDEGRAQAARLAARLASWPMEVVYSSPLQRALGTAQALAEPHDRTPVTLDGLAEVNFGSWEGCSVLGLKKTRPDAFGMWMRDPFFNMPPGAEDWTSIRERVASAVERILEGPQERIAIVSHGGIVRVLYAVLVGLDPHTVWRLRVHNCSVSGVEIREDGASLVFSNDDLHLRGDTEGSSLPLW; this is encoded by the coding sequence GTGTCGAAGGGTTTTCGCAGGCGGCGCATTGTTCTGGTTCGGCACGGGATGACCGATTGGAATCGGGACTATCGCTTTCAGGGGCGGACGGACGTCCCGCTGAACGACGAGGGGCGTGCTCAGGCGGCCCGGTTGGCCGCCCGCTTGGCGTCGTGGCCGATGGAGGTCGTCTATTCCAGCCCCCTGCAGCGCGCTTTGGGGACGGCACAGGCTTTGGCGGAGCCCCACGATCGGACTCCCGTGACGTTGGACGGGTTGGCGGAGGTCAATTTCGGATCCTGGGAGGGGTGCTCCGTCCTGGGGCTGAAAAAAACTCGGCCGGACGCCTTCGGAATGTGGATGCGGGATCCCTTCTTCAACATGCCTCCCGGGGCGGAGGATTGGACATCCATAAGGGAGCGCGTGGCGAGCGCCGTGGAGAGGATCCTGGAGGGGCCGCAGGAGCGGATCGCCATCGTCTCCCACGGCGGGATCGTCAGGGTTCTGTATGCGGTCCTGGTGGGGCTGGACCCGCACACGGTCTGGCGTCTCAGGGTCCACAACTGTTCCGTAAGCGGCGTGGAGATACGGGAGGACGGGGCGTCGCTGGTTTTTTCGAACGACGATCTGCATCTAAGGGGAGATACCGAAGGGAGTTCGTTGCCCTTGTGGTAA
- a CDS encoding sigma-70 family RNA polymerase sigma factor — protein MADGPGIRVEERKTSASLNPERERTLWGLCRSGDAEAREELIVAYRPLVFWIAKRIHAHPSLRQDLVQEGMLAMIGAVDRFDPDRDLKFSTYAYHRIRGQMINMLERSERRAPLPVPDEWLEVDPEPRDEEWLDVAESIGRLEGREAEVVSALFFEGKDPRDVADEQRLDVSHVYRLRRSAVARIRGWLGLAPSGGAIKDEALGIK, from the coding sequence ATGGCGGACGGGCCGGGCATCCGAGTTGAGGAGAGGAAGACGTCGGCTTCGTTGAACCCGGAGAGGGAGAGGACGCTTTGGGGGCTTTGCCGTTCCGGCGACGCGGAGGCTCGGGAGGAGCTGATCGTCGCCTATCGTCCTCTGGTCTTCTGGATTGCCAAGCGGATCCACGCCCACCCCTCCCTGAGGCAGGACCTCGTCCAGGAGGGGATGTTGGCTATGATCGGCGCTGTGGACAGGTTCGATCCCGATCGGGACCTGAAGTTCTCCACTTACGCCTATCACCGGATTCGGGGACAAATGATCAACATGCTGGAGCGCTCCGAACGCCGAGCCCCGCTTCCCGTCCCGGACGAGTGGCTCGAGGTCGATCCCGAGCCCAGGGACGAGGAATGGCTGGATGTCGCCGAAAGCATCGGGCGTCTGGAGGGGCGGGAGGCGGAGGTGGTCTCCGCGCTCTTCTTCGAGGGGAAGGATCCCCGGGACGTGGCGGACGAACAGCGTCTGGACGTCAGCCACGTGTACCGCCTGCGCCGCAGCGCCGTAGCCCGCATCCGAGGCTGGCTGGGGCTGGCCCCCTCCGGCGGCGCCATAAAGGACGAGGCGTTGGGGATAAAATAG
- a CDS encoding BamA/OMP85 family outer membrane protein, with product MSYGLVWGMSGRGSKFLGLFSTLFFACLLAFSGPALAADAPRVVSVDVSGNEHIAAQYILGVVETRMGAELNRDTLQKDIEAIYSQGFFSYVDVDLRPEGEGVSVTYSVRENPVIESISFSGNTIYTSEVLMKEVFSQVGTVFNRVFFRNDLDRIQDRYHKGGYVMVRIADVNVDGGRIRVKILEPRVGNVVIQGNKKTKTYVIRRELKLKEGDLFNVVHFRHHLGKLQGMGYFEDVNVGFDAPEGRDDVVDLILTVKEKKTASIGLNLAYGTESGISGGLTYSDTNLLGRGYNLEVGFDEGDEASYWATLSSPYMDRSTYAWRVGVRYNTYDDRYYYHRGEKQFEFDEESLNIYAGLGRKFGRKEDWSWFLTLRRLDTSYSDVHNTIPGYVDDLTMWAGVNMTAELQVTLDKREPYLPYSKGFIWDVTLEQAAKVLGGEYDYLKYWTQLRYYLPLNRFVEGVVDLDGLWTEDMPVLFAARLRAGAATVDELPAFTRYSLGGMNTLRGYNSRSFEGNSMILGNFELRVPVHKNFSLVGFYDVGNADNDMDWGDLHDDYGFGLRVKTPFGNLRLDYAYGEDENKTYFGFGEMF from the coding sequence TTGAGCTACGGTCTGGTTTGGGGGATGTCGGGAAGAGGGAGCAAATTTTTGGGGCTTTTTTCAACTTTGTTTTTTGCCTGTCTTCTGGCATTTTCCGGGCCCGCTCTTGCGGCCGATGCGCCGAGGGTCGTGTCCGTCGACGTTTCGGGCAACGAGCACATCGCGGCGCAGTACATTTTGGGCGTGGTCGAGACGAGGATGGGGGCCGAGCTGAACCGGGACACGCTTCAGAAGGATATCGAGGCCATCTACAGCCAGGGCTTTTTCTCCTACGTGGACGTCGACCTCAGGCCCGAGGGAGAGGGCGTCTCGGTCACCTACTCCGTCCGGGAGAACCCCGTGATCGAGTCGATATCCTTCTCGGGCAACACCATCTACACGAGCGAGGTCCTGATGAAGGAGGTGTTCTCGCAGGTCGGGACGGTCTTCAACCGCGTCTTCTTCCGCAACGATCTCGACAGGATCCAGGACCGCTACCACAAGGGCGGCTACGTCATGGTGCGGATCGCGGACGTCAATGTTGACGGGGGCCGGATCAGGGTCAAGATACTGGAGCCGCGCGTGGGCAACGTGGTGATCCAGGGCAACAAGAAGACCAAGACCTACGTTATCCGCCGGGAGCTCAAATTGAAGGAGGGCGACCTCTTCAACGTGGTTCACTTCCGGCACCATCTGGGCAAGCTCCAGGGGATGGGCTATTTCGAGGACGTCAACGTGGGGTTTGACGCCCCCGAGGGGCGGGACGACGTGGTGGACCTGATCCTGACCGTCAAGGAGAAGAAGACGGCCTCCATCGGCCTGAATCTGGCCTACGGCACGGAGAGCGGGATCAGCGGCGGCCTGACCTACAGCGACACGAACCTTCTGGGGCGCGGATACAACCTGGAGGTCGGGTTCGACGAGGGGGACGAGGCCAGCTACTGGGCCACTCTTTCCAGTCCCTACATGGACAGGAGCACCTATGCCTGGCGCGTCGGGGTGCGCTACAACACCTACGACGACCGTTACTATTACCACAGGGGCGAGAAGCAGTTCGAGTTCGACGAGGAGAGCCTGAACATCTACGCCGGCCTGGGCAGGAAGTTCGGCCGCAAGGAGGACTGGAGCTGGTTCCTCACGCTCCGCCGCCTCGACACCTCCTACTCGGACGTCCACAACACCATTCCCGGTTACGTCGACGACCTGACGATGTGGGCGGGCGTGAACATGACGGCGGAGCTCCAGGTCACCCTGGACAAACGCGAACCCTACCTTCCCTACAGCAAGGGGTTTATCTGGGACGTGACGCTCGAGCAGGCCGCGAAGGTGCTGGGCGGGGAATACGATTACCTGAAGTATTGGACGCAGCTTCGGTATTACCTGCCCCTCAATCGGTTTGTGGAGGGGGTCGTGGACCTCGACGGCCTGTGGACCGAGGACATGCCCGTCCTCTTCGCCGCGCGCCTGAGGGCCGGAGCCGCGACGGTGGACGAGCTGCCCGCCTTTACCCGCTACTCTCTGGGGGGCATGAACACGCTGCGCGGCTACAACAGCCGTTCCTTCGAGGGGAACAGCATGATCCTGGGCAACTTCGAGCTTCGGGTGCCCGTGCACAAGAACTTCTCCCTCGTTGGGTTTTACGACGTCGGGAATGCCGACAACGACATGGACTGGGGCGATCTTCACGATGACTACGGGTTCGGCCTTCGCGTGAAGACCCCGTTCGGGAATCTCCGTCTGGATTACGCCTATGGCGAAGACGAGAACAAGACGTATTTCGGCTTTGGAGAGATGTTCTAA
- the lpxD gene encoding UDP-3-O-(3-hydroxymyristoyl)glucosamine N-acyltransferase, with the protein MEMKRTMEITLATLGAKLEMEVLGDGGRVVRAVTTPEDPREDGLCVVWDERVLSDLPPDVLLMASRSAFTPGRGGLVSDRPKEVLPRLLALFAPPRPATSGTHPSAVVAEDADVRDGAWVGALAVVGSGSVIEPGARIESGAYVGRNCRVGRGTLVEPRAVLLDNTRVGRDCILHSGCVLGCDGFGFVPSPEGPVKIPQIGGVVIGDAVEIGACSTVDRGTIGDTLVGDGTKIDNHVQIGHNVRIGRCCIICSMSGIAGSSVLEDGVTLSVQAGVTDHVRIGRGAVLAARSGVTNDIPAGAVMSGFPARPHGAAKRAQMLAAELPELFKRLRRLERAVKGREEDGDA; encoded by the coding sequence ATGGAGATGAAGAGGACGATGGAGATCACGCTGGCTACGCTGGGAGCGAAGTTGGAGATGGAGGTGCTGGGGGACGGAGGGCGCGTGGTGCGCGCTGTGACCACCCCCGAGGATCCCCGGGAGGACGGGCTTTGCGTCGTCTGGGACGAGCGGGTGCTCTCGGACCTGCCCCCCGACGTCTTGCTGATGGCGTCTCGAAGCGCCTTTACGCCTGGCCGCGGGGGGCTCGTCTCCGACCGCCCCAAGGAGGTCTTGCCCCGGCTGCTGGCGCTCTTCGCCCCGCCTCGTCCCGCCACGAGCGGGACGCACCCCTCCGCGGTCGTCGCCGAGGATGCGGACGTCCGGGACGGCGCGTGGGTGGGGGCCCTGGCGGTGGTGGGCTCGGGCTCGGTGATCGAGCCGGGGGCCCGGATCGAATCCGGGGCCTATGTCGGGAGAAACTGCCGGGTCGGTCGGGGGACGCTCGTCGAGCCCCGTGCCGTACTGTTGGACAACACGCGCGTCGGCCGGGACTGCATTCTGCACTCCGGCTGCGTGCTGGGATGCGACGGCTTCGGCTTCGTCCCTTCGCCCGAGGGGCCGGTGAAGATTCCGCAGATCGGCGGGGTCGTGATCGGGGACGCCGTCGAGATCGGAGCGTGCAGCACCGTGGACCGCGGCACGATTGGGGATACCCTGGTCGGGGATGGCACCAAGATCGACAACCATGTGCAGATCGGGCACAATGTCCGCATCGGCCGTTGCTGCATCATCTGCTCGATGTCCGGGATCGCCGGAAGCTCCGTCCTGGAGGACGGGGTGACGCTCTCCGTTCAGGCGGGGGTGACGGACCACGTGCGGATCGGCAGAGGCGCGGTCCTCGCCGCGCGCAGCGGCGTGACGAACGACATCCCCGCGGGGGCCGTCATGTCGGGCTTTCCCGCGCGGCCGCACGGTGCGGCAAAGCGTGCCCAGATGCTGGCCGCCGAGCTCCCCGAGCTGTTCAAGCGGCTCCGTCGTCTGGAGCGGGCCGTGAAGGGCCGGGAGGAGGACGGGGATGCCTGA
- a CDS encoding UDP-3-O-acyl-N-acetylglucosamine deacetylase has translation MPEVGRGVALSPFRRLTGGFILRGVGLHSGRDCVLTVEPCDGGPILSHEGMSLPLSEMGLSGDARGSDYVFPDGRRIRTCEHVLSALVGLGVWGFRLTVEGPEMPALDGCAERMAERVLEHSERCASGPEPFALSTPLHVGDASRFVAAFPASAFGVTYAVRYASPLIGTQMLDLAGGAEAYLEHVARARTFAMEAEIEALRAQGMALGGSLENAVLVGETEVRASGGLRWPDEFVRHKVLDLIGDLAAVGRPLRAHVVAVRAGHELHLRLAERLRALSRGL, from the coding sequence ATGCCTGAGGTCGGTCGTGGAGTCGCTCTCTCGCCCTTCCGGCGCCTGACGGGCGGCTTTATCCTGCGGGGCGTCGGGCTGCACTCCGGCCGGGACTGCGTCCTGACCGTCGAGCCCTGCGACGGCGGACCGATCTTGTCGCACGAGGGGATGTCTCTGCCCCTGAGCGAAATGGGGTTGTCCGGGGACGCTCGGGGCTCGGACTACGTCTTTCCGGACGGGCGCCGCATCCGGACCTGCGAACACGTGCTCTCCGCCCTGGTAGGGCTGGGGGTCTGGGGTTTTCGTCTGACGGTCGAGGGGCCCGAGATGCCCGCGCTGGACGGCTGCGCGGAGCGGATGGCGGAGCGCGTCCTGGAACATTCCGAGCGCTGCGCCTCCGGGCCGGAGCCCTTTGCCCTCTCGACGCCCCTGCACGTCGGCGACGCGTCCCGTTTCGTCGCGGCCTTCCCCGCGTCCGCCTTCGGCGTCACCTATGCGGTGCGCTACGCCTCGCCGCTGATCGGAACGCAGATGCTGGATCTGGCGGGTGGGGCCGAGGCCTACCTGGAACACGTCGCCCGGGCCCGGACCTTCGCCATGGAGGCGGAGATCGAGGCGCTGAGGGCGCAGGGCATGGCGTTGGGGGGATCCCTGGAGAACGCCGTCCTGGTCGGAGAGACGGAGGTCCGGGCCTCGGGAGGGCTCCGCTGGCCCGACGAGTTCGTTCGGCACAAGGTGCTGGACCTCATCGGCGACCTGGCCGCCGTCGGCCGGCCGCTGCGCGCCCACGTCGTCGCGGTCCGGGCCGGACACGAGCTGCACCTGCGTCTGGCGGAGCGGCTGCGCGCTCTGAGCCGCGGGCTTTGA
- the fabZ gene encoding 3-hydroxyacyl-ACP dehydratase FabZ, whose amino-acid sequence MDIMEIMRTLKHRYPFLMVDRITEYSDSHVVGYKNVTINEPFFQGHFPEEPVMPGVLILESMGQVASVMVAVRLGEEQEGKIAFLAGVDNARFRRPVRPGDRLVTRAELTRLRGTIGKAKVTGFVDDEVVAEGEFVFMVASTLKKGGAGGEGAK is encoded by the coding sequence ATGGACATTATGGAGATCATGAGGACCCTGAAGCACCGCTACCCCTTCCTGATGGTGGATCGGATCACGGAGTACAGCGACAGTCACGTCGTGGGGTACAAGAACGTCACCATCAACGAGCCGTTTTTCCAGGGGCATTTTCCCGAGGAACCCGTCATGCCGGGGGTGCTGATCCTTGAGTCCATGGGACAGGTCGCCTCGGTCATGGTCGCGGTGCGCCTGGGCGAGGAGCAGGAGGGGAAGATCGCCTTCCTGGCCGGGGTGGACAACGCGCGGTTCCGTAGGCCGGTGCGGCCCGGGGACAGGCTCGTGACCCGGGCCGAGCTCACTCGCCTTCGCGGTACCATCGGAAAGGCCAAGGTGACGGGATTCGTGGACGACGAGGTCGTCGCGGAGGGGGAATTCGTCTTCATGGTGGCCTCGACCCTGAAGAAGGGGGGGGCCGGAGGGGAGGGGGCAAAATGA
- the lpxA gene encoding acyl-ACP--UDP-N-acetylglucosamine O-acyltransferase: MSVTVHPTAVVAPGAELGDGVRVGPYCRIAPRTTIGEGTVLEAFVSVCDCVTIGRNCRIHEFTVLGGDPQDHGYRGEETWARIGDDNVIRENVTINRATGEGCETVVGNGCFLMDGVHLAHNVRLGDHVTLANKVGLSGFVSVGDHTVFGGMSGVHQFVRIGSYCMIGGLYRVTKDVPPYTLASGEPLRLTGLNVVGLKRAGFSSEVRGAVRAFYRELYRRDRLFSQSLKEARATREARTPEVRAILDFYEGSRRGVTFWGRGAGETRED, encoded by the coding sequence ATGAGCGTGACCGTCCATCCCACAGCCGTCGTCGCGCCGGGGGCCGAGCTGGGGGACGGTGTTCGGGTCGGTCCCTACTGCCGCATCGCCCCGAGGACGACGATCGGAGAGGGCACGGTTCTGGAGGCCTTCGTCAGCGTATGCGACTGCGTGACGATCGGCAGGAATTGCCGGATCCACGAGTTCACCGTGCTGGGCGGGGATCCGCAGGACCATGGCTATCGGGGCGAGGAGACCTGGGCGCGCATCGGGGACGATAACGTCATTCGGGAGAACGTCACGATCAACCGTGCGACGGGCGAAGGGTGCGAGACCGTGGTTGGAAACGGCTGCTTCCTCATGGATGGGGTGCACCTGGCGCATAATGTCCGGTTGGGCGACCACGTGACCCTCGCCAACAAGGTGGGGCTCTCCGGCTTCGTCTCGGTGGGGGATCATACCGTGTTCGGCGGCATGTCGGGCGTCCATCAGTTCGTTCGCATTGGAAGCTATTGCATGATCGGGGGGCTTTATCGCGTCACGAAGGATGTCCCCCCCTACACGCTGGCCTCGGGGGAGCCCCTGCGGCTCACGGGGCTGAACGTCGTCGGCCTGAAGCGGGCCGGCTTTTCCTCCGAGGTGCGCGGGGCCGTGCGCGCCTTCTACAGGGAGCTTTACCGCCGGGACCGGCTCTTCTCCCAATCCCTGAAGGAGGCCCGGGCGACTCGCGAGGCCCGTACGCCCGAGGTCCGGGCGATCCTGGACTTCTACGAGGGAAGCCGCCGCGGGGTCACCTTCTGGGGGCGCGGAGCGGGGGAGACGCGCGAGGACTAG
- the pgm gene encoding phosphoglucomutase (alpha-D-glucose-1,6-bisphosphate-dependent) produces the protein MRADSGSIRKTVDIPGLISDYYTLGPDPDDGAQLVAFGTSGHRGSSSRKSFNEAHITAVAQAVAEHRLEAGITGPLYIGADTHALSEPALRTCVEVLAAGGVTIVLQEGLSPTPTPVVSRAILRHNRERGARGQADGLVITPSHNPPEDGGIKYDPPSGGPASPEITSKIQRRANELIRNGVEAVRRVPFERALKLDTTVFYDYVMPYVRALADVIDMEAIAGADLHIGVDPLGGAGIGYWEPIADLYGLKNLEVVNPELDPTFSFMPPDHDGKIRMDCSSPWAMANLVRMKDRFDVAFGNDTDYDRHGIVTPSGLMNPNAYLAVAVQHLFSTRARWRPDAAVGKTVVSSSIIDRVAEGLGRRLCEVPVGFKWFVDGLLDGSMGFGGEESAGASFLCRDGSVWTTDKDGIIMDLLAAEILAVTGKDPSRHYEELTARYGASRYARIDAPATPERKAALAKLSPEQVRADTLAGDPIVSRLTCAPGNGAPIGGLKVVTENGWFAARPSGTEDLCKIYAESFVGEEHLKRIQEEAKRIVSDAV, from the coding sequence ATGAGGGCGGATTCCGGATCGATACGCAAAACGGTGGACATTCCCGGGCTGATCAGCGATTACTACACCCTCGGTCCCGACCCCGACGACGGAGCGCAGCTCGTGGCCTTCGGGACGTCCGGGCACCGAGGCTCCTCGTCCCGCAAGAGCTTCAACGAGGCGCATATCACGGCCGTCGCGCAGGCCGTCGCGGAACACCGCCTCGAGGCGGGCATCACGGGCCCCCTTTACATTGGCGCGGATACGCACGCTCTGTCCGAGCCCGCGCTCCGGACCTGCGTGGAGGTCCTGGCGGCCGGCGGCGTGACGATCGTCCTGCAGGAGGGCCTTTCCCCGACTCCTACGCCCGTGGTCTCCCGTGCGATTCTCCGGCATAACCGGGAGCGCGGGGCGCGGGGCCAGGCCGACGGCCTGGTGATCACTCCCTCGCACAACCCGCCGGAGGATGGAGGCATCAAGTACGATCCTCCAAGCGGCGGCCCCGCCTCGCCGGAGATCACCTCGAAGATTCAAAGGCGCGCCAACGAGCTGATCCGGAACGGCGTGGAGGCCGTGCGGCGCGTCCCCTTCGAACGGGCGCTGAAGCTCGACACCACGGTGTTTTACGATTACGTCATGCCCTACGTCCGGGCGCTCGCGGACGTTATCGACATGGAGGCCATCGCGGGCGCGGACCTGCACATCGGGGTGGATCCCCTGGGCGGGGCGGGCATCGGCTATTGGGAGCCGATCGCCGATCTCTACGGCCTGAAGAATCTGGAGGTCGTGAACCCCGAGCTCGACCCCACCTTCTCCTTCATGCCCCCGGACCACGACGGCAAGATCCGCATGGACTGCTCGTCCCCGTGGGCGATGGCGAATCTGGTCCGGATGAAGGATCGGTTCGACGTGGCCTTCGGCAACGACACGGACTATGACCGGCACGGCATCGTGACCCCCTCGGGGTTGATGAATCCCAACGCCTACCTGGCCGTGGCCGTGCAGCACCTCTTCTCCACCCGCGCGCGCTGGCGGCCGGATGCGGCCGTGGGCAAGACCGTGGTGTCGAGTTCCATCATCGACCGCGTCGCGGAGGGATTGGGCCGCAGGCTCTGCGAGGTGCCCGTCGGGTTCAAATGGTTCGTGGACGGTCTGCTCGACGGCTCCATGGGCTTCGGCGGGGAGGAGAGCGCCGGGGCGTCGTTCCTGTGTCGCGACGGCTCGGTCTGGACCACCGACAAGGACGGGATCATCATGGATCTGCTGGCCGCGGAGATCCTGGCGGTGACGGGCAAGGACCCCTCCCGGCACTACGAGGAGCTGACCGCGCGGTACGGCGCTTCCCGCTACGCACGCATCGACGCGCCCGCCACGCCGGAGCGCAAGGCGGCCCTGGCGAAGCTGTCGCCCGAGCAGGTGAGGGCCGACACCCTCGCGGGCGATCCGATCGTCTCGCGGCTGACCTGCGCGCCGGGCAACGGGGCGCCGATCGGCGGGCTCAAGGTTGTGACCGAAAACGGATGGTTTGCGGCCCGCCCCTCGGGGACGGAGGATCTCTGCAAGATCTATGCGGAGAGCTTCGTGGGGGAGGAACATTTGAAGCGCATCCAGGAGGAGGCGAAACGGATCGTCTCCGACGCGGTCTGA
- a CDS encoding S4 domain-containing protein — MRLDKFLKLARLVKRRNAAQEMIELGAVRLDGRSCKSSAEVREGAVLEVAYMNRVLKVRVLCAEEALLRRPGTVSWEAVEERAVMPDQSPWPSE; from the coding sequence ATGAGGCTCGACAAGTTCCTGAAGCTGGCCCGCCTGGTCAAGCGCCGCAATGCGGCTCAGGAGATGATCGAACTGGGGGCCGTCCGCCTGGACGGCCGCTCCTGCAAGTCCTCCGCCGAGGTGCGGGAGGGGGCCGTGCTCGAGGTGGCCTACATGAACCGGGTCCTGAAGGTCCGCGTGCTCTGCGCGGAGGAGGCGCTTCTGAGGCGGCCCGGGACGGTCTCCTGGGAAGCGGTCGAGGAGCGTGCCGTGATGCCGGACCAGAGCCCCTGGCCCTCCGAGTGA